One window from the genome of Amycolatopsis sp. NBC_01480 encodes:
- a CDS encoding TetR/AcrR family transcriptional regulator, whose amino-acid sequence MATQKERNAETRRRLLSAAREVFAEKGYPHAGVADIVKRAGRAHGSFYLHFANKEAVLQALLEDAMARWSLESRTLWLWDEPGADVRVAVRRFIEAYGEDRDLWLLLDQRSSLEPSFKKLSDEWFRRLVTSIRHGMASAGTPALPPGLDPEVLAQILAAMLSDSTRAFHQENRSWTLDEMAEEIATSWSLTLGYDTAATPGNDATPR is encoded by the coding sequence GTGGCCACGCAGAAAGAGCGCAACGCCGAGACGCGGCGACGGCTGCTGTCCGCGGCCCGTGAGGTGTTCGCGGAGAAGGGCTATCCCCACGCCGGCGTCGCCGACATCGTGAAACGCGCCGGCCGCGCGCATGGTTCGTTCTACCTGCACTTCGCCAATAAAGAAGCGGTGTTGCAAGCCCTGCTCGAGGACGCGATGGCCCGGTGGTCACTCGAGTCGAGAACCTTGTGGTTATGGGACGAGCCCGGGGCAGATGTGCGAGTGGCCGTCCGCAGGTTCATCGAGGCATACGGCGAAGACCGAGATCTTTGGCTGCTCCTCGACCAGCGCAGCAGCCTGGAACCGAGCTTCAAGAAGCTGAGCGACGAATGGTTCCGCCGGCTCGTGACGAGCATCAGGCACGGCATGGCTTCCGCCGGAACCCCGGCGTTGCCGCCTGGTCTCGATCCTGAGGTTCTCGCGCAGATCCTCGCGGCCATGCTCTCCGACAGCACTCGCGCCTTCCATCAGGAAAACCGCAGCTGGACGCTGGACGAGATGGCCGAGGAGATCGCCACGAGCTGGTCGCTCACGCTCGGATACGACACTGCGGCAACACCTGGGAACGACGCGACACCGCGTTAG
- a CDS encoding class I adenylate-forming enzyme family protein, which translates to MAISREDTLLTPELIEKYTAAGYWSDETLADVFRRNALDSPGKVAYVDDHSQVTWGELWQISGEVASGLARRGVRRGDVVAVQLPNRLEFVFVLAAVARLGAVFCQFPPDYRAREIEFILEFSGAHTIVVPHTFRGFDHTEMIDSIRGRLPRLANTIAVATPGSEVALDRDAWVTLGRLRRDLNPGDPAPDRPGDANDVMRIAFTSGTTGEPKAVMHTANTTLTMTRRENEARGVDGDATVLVLLPVGLNAGFGAVVQVANAGARGVLMEKFSSAALLDLVERHQVTTFLAAPSALLAILTDDSLDGRDLSCLRVVQTGGSSTPVKVLSEANERLGCPVIDLYGMLETGVTSWTDPGEPYQEWVGTVGRPYPFMRVRILDSDDREVPVGVEGEIVNTGPTVSVGYYRNPAKTSESWTTDGWFRSGDRGFFDPAGRLTISGRSKDMIIHGGANIWPRELEEILVGHPDVADVAVVGIHDDYFGENACACVVPRAGAAPTLQDLIAFMKDDVAKYKLPQHLELFESFPLGPTGKVLKHDLANDVEARRSAASEGAAR; encoded by the coding sequence ATGGCCATCAGCCGAGAGGACACGCTTCTCACGCCGGAGCTGATCGAGAAGTACACGGCTGCGGGCTACTGGTCGGACGAAACCCTCGCCGATGTGTTCCGGCGCAACGCCTTGGACTCTCCCGGCAAGGTCGCGTACGTCGATGACCACTCGCAGGTCACGTGGGGCGAGTTGTGGCAGATCAGTGGCGAGGTGGCATCGGGTCTGGCCCGTCGCGGCGTCCGGCGCGGGGATGTCGTCGCGGTGCAGCTGCCGAACCGTCTCGAGTTCGTGTTCGTACTGGCCGCCGTGGCGCGCCTGGGCGCGGTGTTCTGCCAGTTCCCGCCGGACTACCGGGCCCGGGAGATCGAGTTCATCCTGGAATTCTCCGGAGCGCACACCATCGTGGTGCCCCACACGTTCCGGGGCTTCGACCACACCGAGATGATCGACAGCATCCGGGGCAGGCTGCCACGCCTGGCCAACACGATCGCCGTCGCCACGCCCGGTTCCGAGGTCGCGCTCGACCGGGACGCCTGGGTCACGCTCGGCCGGCTCCGTCGCGACCTGAACCCCGGAGATCCCGCCCCGGACCGGCCCGGCGACGCCAACGACGTCATGCGGATCGCGTTCACCTCGGGAACGACGGGCGAGCCCAAGGCCGTGATGCACACCGCCAACACCACGCTCACGATGACTCGACGCGAGAACGAGGCGCGGGGCGTCGACGGCGATGCCACCGTCCTGGTGCTCCTGCCGGTAGGCCTGAACGCTGGGTTCGGCGCCGTCGTTCAGGTGGCCAATGCCGGGGCCCGGGGAGTGCTGATGGAGAAGTTCTCCTCGGCTGCGTTGCTGGACCTGGTGGAACGCCACCAGGTGACGACGTTCCTGGCCGCACCCTCCGCCCTCCTCGCCATCCTCACGGACGACAGCCTCGACGGCCGGGACCTGTCCTGCCTGCGCGTCGTGCAGACCGGCGGGTCGTCGACGCCCGTGAAGGTGCTCAGCGAGGCCAACGAGCGGCTCGGCTGCCCGGTCATCGACCTGTACGGCATGCTGGAGACCGGCGTGACCTCGTGGACCGATCCGGGCGAGCCCTACCAGGAGTGGGTCGGCACGGTCGGCCGGCCGTATCCGTTCATGCGGGTACGCATCCTCGATTCCGATGACCGGGAAGTACCGGTGGGCGTCGAGGGCGAGATCGTGAACACCGGCCCGACCGTCTCGGTCGGCTACTACCGCAACCCGGCCAAAACCAGCGAGAGCTGGACGACGGACGGCTGGTTCCGGTCCGGGGACCGCGGTTTCTTCGACCCGGCAGGCAGGCTGACGATCTCCGGCCGTTCCAAGGACATGATCATCCACGGCGGCGCCAACATCTGGCCCCGCGAGCTCGAAGAAATCCTCGTCGGGCACCCCGACGTCGCCGACGTCGCGGTCGTCGGCATCCACGACGACTACTTCGGTGAGAACGCCTGCGCCTGCGTCGTTCCCCGGGCCGGCGCAGCACCCACCCTGCAGGACCTCATCGCCTTCATGAAGGACGACGTCGCCAAGTACAAGCTTCCCCAGCACCTCGAACTGTTCGAGTCCTTCCCCCTCGGGCCTACCGGCAAAGTCCTCAAGCACGACCTCGCGAACGACGTCGAGGCGCGACGGTCGGCCGCGTCCGAAGGCGCCGCACGATGA
- a CDS encoding amidohydrolase family protein has protein sequence MTTPRPRLIDFHSHWGTEQGWKGSPFETSEAREAMRGYFKWDMAFVSEEEQAARFRQANTRVMLDLAYTYKMDAGAMRDQHDYAFDYARRYPDVVLGNWISIDPTRPDHVQELERCLTEGPGLVGMGLHPFSGAGTPDQPAWEKCLNLCIEANRPVLMLVGMSANGAGTRGGFGLELETCHPRYVDRIAARYPDLNVIAARVAWPWQPEMIAIALHKANVWMELHGWAPRYFPEELKREIGRRLRKKVFFAADYPMLGHERLVNEWQEQGFSPEVLDDVFHGNAETFLTSIGAG, from the coding sequence ATGACCACACCGCGGCCCCGGCTGATCGACTTTCACTCCCACTGGGGGACCGAGCAAGGCTGGAAGGGCAGTCCGTTCGAGACTTCCGAGGCCCGGGAGGCGATGCGCGGCTATTTCAAGTGGGACATGGCCTTCGTCAGCGAGGAGGAGCAAGCGGCCCGGTTCCGCCAGGCCAACACCAGGGTGATGCTCGACCTCGCCTACACGTACAAGATGGATGCCGGTGCGATGCGGGACCAGCATGACTACGCGTTCGACTACGCCCGCAGATACCCCGACGTGGTGCTCGGCAACTGGATCAGCATCGATCCGACCCGGCCGGATCATGTCCAGGAGCTCGAGCGCTGCCTCACCGAGGGGCCGGGCCTGGTCGGGATGGGACTCCACCCGTTCTCCGGGGCGGGCACACCGGACCAGCCGGCCTGGGAAAAGTGCCTGAATCTGTGCATCGAGGCCAACCGTCCCGTGCTGATGCTCGTGGGCATGTCGGCGAACGGCGCCGGAACCCGCGGTGGCTTCGGCCTCGAGCTCGAGACCTGCCACCCCCGCTACGTCGACCGGATCGCCGCCCGCTATCCGGACCTCAACGTGATCGCGGCACGGGTGGCCTGGCCCTGGCAGCCGGAGATGATCGCGATCGCTCTGCACAAGGCCAACGTCTGGATGGAGTTGCACGGCTGGGCTCCGCGCTATTTTCCCGAGGAGCTCAAGCGCGAGATCGGCCGAAGGCTCCGCAAGAAGGTGTTCTTCGCCGCCGACTACCCGATGCTCGGCCATGAGCGGCTGGTGAACGAGTGGCAGGAGCAGGGCTTCTCGCCGGAGGTCCTCGACGACGTCTTCCACGGTAACGCCGAAACGTTCCTGACCTCGATCGGAGCAGGCTGA
- a CDS encoding SDR family NAD(P)-dependent oxidoreductase, protein MDLGLAGKVAIVGGGTDGLGFAIADRLLSEGAFVTIFGRRAEKAAAAVEELSRRHGEGKVLGLAADCSKADDIDQVTASTVDRFGQAVHVLVTNDGGPPVLPIAELTDDVWATAFERHFYYVVRSVRATLPYMTSEGGSILNIVSAVAQRPALGMAAPVAVWSAVIGYAQTLALEVGRHDISVNTLTAGLFDTQLVDKMIDRQPELSKDRLGARVPLGRIGNPRELANVAATLVSPNSRFITGSVTPVDGGSLVGAGFGSPSTSG, encoded by the coding sequence ATGGACCTTGGGCTGGCAGGTAAGGTAGCCATCGTCGGCGGCGGAACCGACGGACTGGGCTTCGCAATCGCCGACCGATTGCTGAGCGAAGGTGCCTTCGTGACGATTTTCGGGCGCCGCGCGGAGAAGGCCGCCGCGGCCGTTGAAGAGCTTTCTCGCAGACACGGAGAGGGCAAGGTCCTCGGGCTGGCCGCCGACTGCTCGAAGGCGGACGACATCGACCAGGTCACGGCTTCGACGGTCGATCGGTTCGGGCAAGCCGTGCACGTCCTCGTCACCAACGACGGCGGGCCGCCCGTTCTCCCGATCGCGGAGCTGACCGACGACGTCTGGGCGACGGCTTTCGAGCGGCACTTCTACTACGTGGTGAGGTCCGTGCGAGCCACGCTGCCGTACATGACGAGCGAAGGCGGCAGCATCCTCAACATCGTCTCCGCGGTCGCCCAACGACCGGCCCTCGGCATGGCAGCCCCGGTGGCCGTGTGGTCGGCGGTGATCGGATACGCCCAGACGCTGGCCCTCGAGGTCGGAAGGCATGACATCAGCGTCAATACCTTGACCGCTGGGCTCTTCGACACACAACTCGTCGACAAGATGATCGACCGGCAACCGGAACTCTCGAAGGATCGGCTTGGTGCCAGGGTGCCGCTGGGGCGCATCGGAAATCCTCGCGAGCTGGCGAACGTCGCTGCGACGCTCGTGTCACCGAACTCGAGATTCATCACGGGGTCGGTGACGCCGGTGGACGGCGGGTCCCTCGTCGGAGCAGGCTTCGGGTCGCCGAGCACCTCGGGCTGA
- a CDS encoding pentapeptide repeat-containing protein: MVIVVPVAVIAAVAMTVLLTFVSSGDPKDRIELIKTGLTVGAGAGGVVALVLSGRRQWSTEHDATERRLTDLYVKAVEQLGSDRAMIRHGGIYALERVAQDNPSQRQTAIDVLCAYLRAPFSPPAFDGTRRLGRTRPAHTKRKAGGPTASVAQPSSATLVQQHEEMEVRLTAQRVLARHLRPGPDLERPADTYWPGINLDLTHATLVDFDLSKCSVGQALFWTATFHFETDFADATFAGVADFFRARFTGRARFDRAVFHNGAGFNLTEFSNEPSFKHTVGTLAGYGPPSEKNHRK, translated from the coding sequence ATGGTGATCGTGGTCCCGGTCGCAGTGATCGCCGCGGTCGCTATGACGGTGCTGCTGACATTCGTCAGCAGCGGCGACCCGAAGGACCGGATCGAGCTGATCAAGACCGGACTCACGGTCGGAGCAGGCGCCGGTGGCGTTGTTGCGCTGGTCCTCAGTGGCCGTCGGCAGTGGTCGACGGAGCATGACGCCACGGAGCGGCGTCTCACCGACCTGTACGTCAAGGCCGTCGAACAGCTCGGTTCTGATCGAGCAATGATTCGCCATGGCGGTATCTATGCGTTGGAGCGCGTGGCCCAAGACAATCCCAGTCAACGGCAGACAGCAATCGACGTGTTGTGCGCGTACCTTCGTGCGCCGTTCTCTCCGCCGGCATTCGACGGGACGCGCCGCCTGGGGCGCACGCGGCCCGCGCACACCAAGAGGAAGGCCGGCGGGCCGACGGCGTCCGTCGCACAGCCCAGTTCGGCGACCTTGGTCCAGCAACACGAGGAAATGGAAGTGCGGCTGACCGCGCAGCGTGTCCTCGCGCGCCACCTGCGGCCTGGCCCCGATTTGGAACGGCCGGCTGACACCTACTGGCCAGGCATCAATCTTGACCTTACCCATGCAACGCTGGTCGACTTCGACTTAAGCAAATGCAGCGTCGGTCAGGCGCTGTTCTGGACCGCCACCTTCCACTTCGAGACTGACTTTGCTGATGCGACGTTCGCCGGAGTGGCGGACTTCTTCCGGGCTCGATTCACCGGTAGAGCCCGGTTCGACCGGGCCGTGTTTCACAACGGCGCGGGGTTCAACCTGACAGAGTTCTCGAACGAGCCCAGCTTCAAACACACGGTCGGGACACTTGCTGGATATGGGCCTCCGAGCGAAAAGAACCATCGCAAGTAA
- a CDS encoding NACHT domain-containing protein, producing MSAQGDSPEEQSEEEAAGQPEWARVLEDIEYSHLSGASGRYLYERLGEKTFQRLCNALLVHRFPGVTCMPVGHSDGGRDAMRSDDDRGLIVYQVKWAASPPRNPVRWLNEAINGERANIERLVAEGAESYVLLTSVAGTAVPGRGTIDKLREELNRHSATLGVTVECWWRANLDAIIDAAPDALKWSYGDMLAGWDLIRYLNRSGTLAEQDHVLRDLVRQIVATQWEEDSKVKFKQVDLASSALSDLFVDVEATRFNSPGSGHKDSAHRGALALGGAAAYLLKADYLHTAVLGAPGQGKSTLGQYLCQIHRAIFLDNESLFPTPPGVQTPTTPRLPLRVDLRDYALWLSGGDPFAAAAPRNPPHSEHVDDPSLESFLVRLAQAKSGATPVTGKTLQRIFARFPLLLVLDGLDEVAEAAERRLVVAQIGEFCARARAGDQRAQVVVTMRPNAGEFAEPSSDWFETISLQPLSHGLRSAYLDLWSRAQGLAEKDRESLRQIFDTHSVEPHVASLAENPMQLTILLFLILKRGESIPRARTELYSSYMQTFLDREAEKSAAVHRHRSDLEEVTAHLGWLLQEQSESGEVHGRLTVAAVKKSILLYLHDVGKDVTLVDDLFTAVTDRVWALSSKQQGTFQFDIQPLQEYFAAKHLYDVAGAGSRDFDKTRIFRQLVRRPYWMNNCRFYAGFATVSELITLADVLKEEFEVDHRPAHLRLVTWTLLADGVFSRRPRTQNEVAELLTSDVSAAILTNFHRGSNQLPQLSSDHGGAYLLDRFRTLISDRPAVELNVVRASLMRRMNEIESSFIPWWQEQMRSAAGGYAEAAWLHLTTVSPDIPQTVWHEDILSRLTLTAPAAASYLLATSAPIHENSPSEIILTNQVLNGHCTIVPKEFAGFPRQLLRVFDPRGFVASAQNIMNLHRGEIARGTDLSSPRRSSVLTDLENLVARDERFSETAIAMLFGKGQQNTTAPWANSARSLAAIYGPCWLAAEITVIGAASNPDALKTSADITPGSSSLGPATDYGRLLTAIRANSNEGAWWLEQFYHHPDPLSRCTWSLALVAAAAPAVVQLCPDLLQTAVTDVPPERLRALLVSSSNLGMAQICRPLDLTSFRDVGRYSPDVLLLLSHYVTNTVAYDPLQPLQTESLTAMASRGQAGWTAGCALMARLLRTPSEHSVKALQDCPSSAIPHFQGAGFEIPIDHARRIFSEPDRFPPRAVTLAERCLHRPFRRGRCSLPPQRRVGLRSRCRSVAHA from the coding sequence GTGAGCGCTCAAGGAGACTCCCCCGAAGAGCAGTCCGAGGAAGAAGCTGCCGGACAGCCAGAATGGGCAAGGGTACTTGAAGATATCGAGTACAGCCACTTGTCGGGCGCCTCTGGCCGGTACCTGTACGAGCGCCTGGGTGAGAAGACTTTTCAGCGTCTCTGCAACGCACTCCTGGTACACAGGTTTCCCGGTGTCACCTGTATGCCGGTAGGACACAGCGACGGTGGGCGCGACGCCATGCGGTCCGATGACGACCGAGGTTTAATTGTCTACCAAGTCAAGTGGGCCGCGTCCCCGCCTCGCAACCCCGTTCGATGGCTGAACGAGGCAATCAACGGGGAACGCGCGAACATCGAACGGCTCGTCGCCGAAGGTGCGGAGTCCTACGTCCTGTTGACCAGCGTGGCCGGCACCGCGGTCCCTGGCAGGGGAACAATAGACAAACTACGCGAAGAGCTCAATCGCCACTCCGCCACACTCGGAGTCACCGTCGAGTGCTGGTGGCGCGCCAACCTCGACGCGATCATCGACGCAGCTCCTGACGCTCTGAAATGGTCTTACGGGGACATGCTCGCCGGATGGGATCTTATTCGCTACCTTAACCGATCCGGCACGCTGGCAGAACAGGACCACGTTTTACGCGATCTTGTTCGTCAAATTGTTGCGACACAGTGGGAGGAGGACTCCAAGGTCAAGTTCAAGCAAGTCGACCTCGCATCCTCCGCGCTGAGCGACTTGTTCGTCGACGTCGAGGCTACCCGATTTAACAGTCCCGGCAGTGGGCACAAAGACTCCGCTCACCGCGGAGCATTAGCACTGGGCGGCGCCGCGGCGTACCTCCTCAAGGCGGACTATTTGCATACTGCAGTACTCGGGGCGCCAGGACAGGGCAAATCGACACTCGGGCAGTATCTCTGCCAGATTCACCGCGCCATCTTCCTCGACAACGAGTCCCTTTTCCCGACCCCGCCCGGCGTGCAGACACCGACCACACCGCGACTACCGCTACGAGTAGACCTCCGAGACTACGCATTGTGGCTCTCAGGAGGGGACCCATTCGCAGCCGCCGCGCCGCGCAACCCCCCGCACTCTGAGCACGTTGACGACCCGTCTCTTGAGTCGTTCCTCGTTCGACTGGCCCAGGCAAAGAGTGGCGCGACACCGGTCACCGGCAAGACACTGCAGCGCATCTTTGCCAGGTTCCCGCTGCTGTTGGTCCTCGACGGCCTGGACGAGGTCGCCGAGGCTGCCGAGCGGCGACTGGTCGTCGCTCAGATCGGTGAGTTTTGCGCCCGCGCCCGCGCAGGAGATCAACGAGCACAGGTCGTAGTCACCATGCGTCCGAACGCCGGCGAATTCGCCGAGCCCTCGTCCGACTGGTTTGAGACCATCAGCCTTCAACCGCTGAGTCATGGGTTGCGCAGCGCGTATCTTGACCTGTGGAGCCGAGCTCAAGGTCTAGCAGAAAAAGACCGCGAGTCGTTACGCCAGATTTTCGACACGCACTCTGTCGAACCCCACGTCGCTAGTCTGGCCGAGAACCCTATGCAGCTGACGATCCTACTTTTTCTCATCCTCAAACGCGGCGAATCCATTCCGCGCGCCCGTACCGAGCTGTACTCCTCTTACATGCAGACGTTCCTGGACAGAGAAGCAGAGAAAAGCGCAGCGGTGCACCGGCATCGATCGGACCTAGAAGAGGTCACTGCCCACCTTGGCTGGCTACTACAGGAGCAAAGCGAGTCTGGCGAAGTGCACGGCCGACTCACTGTCGCTGCCGTAAAGAAATCTATCTTGCTTTACCTCCACGATGTCGGAAAAGACGTGACGCTAGTTGACGATCTCTTTACAGCTGTGACTGATCGAGTCTGGGCTCTGTCCAGTAAGCAGCAAGGTACCTTTCAGTTCGATATCCAGCCACTCCAGGAATACTTCGCCGCCAAACATCTATACGATGTCGCCGGCGCCGGGAGTCGCGACTTCGACAAAACTCGCATCTTTCGTCAGCTCGTGCGACGGCCCTACTGGATGAACAATTGTCGATTTTACGCTGGCTTCGCGACAGTCAGCGAACTGATCACGCTTGCCGACGTTCTAAAGGAGGAATTCGAGGTCGACCATCGCCCAGCACACCTCCGGCTCGTCACGTGGACGTTGTTGGCTGACGGAGTATTCAGCCGAAGGCCACGGACACAAAATGAGGTAGCTGAACTGCTTACGTCTGACGTTAGCGCGGCCATCTTGACGAACTTCCACCGCGGCTCAAACCAGCTACCTCAGTTGAGCAGCGATCATGGTGGCGCATATCTGCTTGACCGGTTTCGCACGTTGATCTCGGACCGGCCCGCAGTCGAATTGAACGTCGTACGCGCCTCTCTTATGCGACGAATGAACGAGATCGAGAGTTCATTCATACCTTGGTGGCAAGAGCAGATGCGTTCGGCTGCGGGAGGCTATGCCGAGGCTGCGTGGCTACACCTCACAACAGTCAGCCCTGATATTCCTCAGACAGTCTGGCATGAAGACATTCTCTCGCGTCTGACCTTGACTGCCCCTGCCGCCGCAAGCTACCTGCTGGCGACGAGCGCTCCGATTCACGAAAACTCTCCCTCCGAGATAATTTTGACCAATCAAGTGCTAAACGGGCATTGCACGATTGTTCCCAAGGAATTTGCAGGCTTCCCACGCCAGCTGTTGCGAGTGTTTGATCCCCGCGGTTTTGTCGCGTCCGCTCAGAATATAATGAATCTTCATCGAGGAGAGATTGCTCGCGGAACAGATCTGTCGTCGCCGCGTCGATCAAGCGTTCTGACTGATCTGGAGAACCTGGTCGCACGTGACGAGAGGTTCAGCGAAACGGCTATTGCGATGCTCTTCGGGAAGGGGCAGCAGAACACAACTGCTCCGTGGGCTAACTCCGCACGCTCTCTCGCAGCGATTTATGGACCGTGCTGGCTAGCCGCGGAGATCACGGTAATTGGCGCAGCAAGCAATCCCGACGCCCTGAAGACCAGTGCTGACATCACTCCAGGCTCGAGTTCCCTAGGGCCGGCTACAGACTACGGCCGATTGCTGACCGCAATTCGGGCGAATTCCAATGAAGGCGCTTGGTGGCTTGAACAATTTTATCACCACCCGGACCCGCTCTCGCGCTGCACGTGGAGCCTCGCTCTGGTTGCCGCAGCCGCACCGGCTGTGGTCCAGCTCTGCCCCGACCTGCTCCAGACCGCCGTCACTGACGTGCCGCCCGAGCGCCTACGGGCGCTTCTGGTCTCATCAAGCAACCTCGGCATGGCTCAAATCTGTCGCCCCCTGGACTTGACTTCGTTCCGTGACGTGGGCCGCTATAGTCCCGATGTGCTCCTTCTTCTCAGCCACTACGTGACTAACACCGTCGCATACGATCCGTTGCAGCCCCTACAGACCGAAAGTCTCACAGCGATGGCATCGCGGGGACAGGCTGGCTGGACCGCGGGTTGCGCTCTCATGGCACGTCTCCTTCGTACGCCGAGTGAGCATTCCGTCAAAGCGCTACAAGACTGCCCTTCCTCAGCTATCCCACACTTCCAGGGAGCCGGCTTCGAGATCCCAATCGATCACGCTCGCAGAATCTTTAGCGAACCGGATCGATTCCCGCCGCGAGCGGTTACCTTGGCTGAAAGATGCTTGCATCGTCCGTTCAGGAGGGGCCGATGTTCACTGCCGCCTCAGAGGAGGGTTGGTTTGAGGAGTAGGTGCAGAAGCGTCGCGCATGCCTGA
- a CDS encoding pentapeptide repeat-containing protein encodes MKKWWGALGGTATVIGAAAWVLTLSSIGSSALWATVLFLLIVVLAGGLAVARGSAGGESAIDALRRAELFRSAAGDLISPDMATRLSGIGALGMLRRESPEHARPVRDLLLHWARSRTSDGNPADPEVRRGSTADLAAAVKELGAHAPAGAIDLSDCDLSRCDLAAARLSGILLARATLDHADLRKAYIGNGDLTGASLRGADLTDSHLAHARLSDARMQRADLTGADLRDADLAGADLAGTTVTNAQFIGADLRGTVLEDVDLRAAKGLSPGQLRQAQLNHGTVLPATISWGEISSR; translated from the coding sequence ATGAAGAAATGGTGGGGTGCGTTGGGCGGTACCGCGACAGTGATAGGAGCTGCGGCCTGGGTGCTCACGCTGAGCTCCATCGGCAGCTCGGCGCTGTGGGCGACCGTGCTCTTCCTGCTCATCGTGGTCTTGGCCGGCGGGCTCGCTGTAGCCCGTGGCAGTGCGGGCGGGGAGAGTGCGATCGACGCCCTGCGGCGGGCCGAGCTATTTCGGTCTGCCGCCGGAGACCTCATCAGCCCCGACATGGCCACCCGATTGAGTGGCATTGGCGCGCTAGGCATGCTGCGGCGGGAGTCGCCAGAACATGCAAGGCCGGTCCGGGACCTCCTTCTGCACTGGGCCCGTTCTCGTACCTCGGACGGGAACCCGGCGGATCCGGAAGTGAGACGCGGGTCAACCGCTGACCTCGCGGCTGCGGTCAAGGAACTCGGCGCGCACGCGCCGGCGGGAGCCATCGACCTTTCTGATTGCGACCTGTCGCGATGTGATCTCGCGGCAGCCAGGCTTTCCGGCATCCTGCTGGCGAGGGCCACGCTGGATCACGCGGACCTACGCAAGGCATATATCGGCAACGGCGACCTCACCGGAGCGTCGTTGCGCGGGGCCGACCTGACCGATAGCCATCTGGCCCACGCCCGCCTGTCGGACGCCCGGATGCAACGAGCGGATCTCACGGGCGCGGACCTTCGCGACGCCGACCTTGCAGGAGCGGACCTTGCCGGTACGACGGTGACGAACGCTCAGTTTATCGGAGCCGATCTTCGTGGCACCGTGCTCGAGGACGTCGATCTCCGCGCCGCGAAAGGGCTGAGCCCAGGGCAGCTCCGACAGGCGCAGCTCAACCACGGCACCGTACTGCCCGCGACGATCTCATGGGGAGAGATCTCATCTCGCTGA